A region of Natribaculum luteum DNA encodes the following proteins:
- a CDS encoding ABC transporter substrate-binding protein: MARKIGRRKVLEGLGAAGAVSVAGCLGGNGGGGGDADAMVGVLQPVTGDLGNLGGPIRDAAILPGTQLENEGVDFTIDIREEDTETSAEAGVSGAQSLVDAGYPAITGAASSQTTITVAEDVLIPNEVVGISPASTAPGITNLEDDDFVFRTCPSDALQGEVMAQVAYEERGLESAASFYLNNDYGQQLSDSFVSAFEDLGGEVTDAVPFEKEQPSYTSALETALQGEPDVMIVIGYPASGEQIFRDYYSDFDTGETIMVTDGLRDSALPGNVDNPMENVVGTAPLAAGPEEEAFVELFQNEYDSDPGVFTAQAYDATAVIILASIAAGETDGPAVRDNLREVANPGGEEVGPSNLADGIQLVADGEEVQYVGASSSVDFDDNGDMRAVTYEIFEFGDGIETVDEIDFEA; encoded by the coding sequence ATGGCACGAAAGATCGGCAGACGAAAGGTGCTCGAGGGGCTCGGTGCCGCAGGTGCGGTCAGCGTCGCTGGCTGCCTGGGCGGAAACGGCGGTGGCGGTGGTGACGCCGACGCGATGGTCGGCGTCCTCCAGCCCGTCACCGGCGACCTGGGGAACCTCGGCGGCCCGATCCGGGACGCGGCGATCCTGCCCGGAACGCAACTCGAGAACGAGGGCGTCGACTTCACCATCGATATCCGCGAGGAAGACACCGAAACCAGCGCCGAGGCCGGTGTCAGCGGTGCACAGTCGCTCGTCGACGCGGGGTATCCGGCGATCACGGGCGCTGCGTCGTCCCAGACGACGATCACGGTCGCCGAAGACGTCCTGATTCCAAACGAGGTCGTCGGTATCTCGCCCGCAAGCACTGCACCCGGCATCACCAACCTCGAGGACGACGACTTCGTCTTCCGGACCTGTCCGAGCGACGCGCTCCAGGGGGAGGTCATGGCACAGGTCGCCTACGAGGAACGTGGCCTCGAGTCGGCCGCCTCGTTCTACCTCAACAACGACTACGGCCAGCAACTGTCGGACTCGTTCGTCAGCGCGTTCGAGGACCTGGGTGGCGAGGTCACGGACGCCGTCCCGTTCGAGAAAGAACAGCCGTCGTACACCTCCGCGCTCGAGACCGCCCTCCAGGGCGAACCCGACGTGATGATCGTCATCGGCTACCCAGCCAGCGGCGAGCAGATCTTCCGGGACTACTACTCCGACTTCGACACCGGCGAGACGATCATGGTGACCGATGGCCTCCGTGACAGCGCCCTGCCGGGCAACGTCGACAACCCGATGGAAAACGTCGTGGGCACGGCCCCGCTCGCCGCCGGACCGGAAGAGGAGGCGTTCGTCGAACTCTTCCAGAACGAGTACGACAGCGACCCCGGCGTGTTCACCGCCCAGGCCTACGACGCGACGGCCGTGATCATCCTCGCGAGCATCGCCGCCGGCGAGACCGACGGTCCCGCCGTTCGTGACAACCTCCGCGAAGTGGCAAACCCCGGCGGAGAAGAAGTCGGTCCGAGCAACCTGGCCGACGGCATTCAGCTGGTCGCTGACGGCGAGGAGGTCCAGTACGTGGGTGCCTCGAGCAGCGTCGACTTCGACGACAACGGCGACATGCGGGCCGTCACCTACGAGATCTTCGAGTTCGGCGACGGCATCGAGACGGTCGACGAGATCGACTTCGAAGCGTAG
- a CDS encoding ABC transporter ATP-binding protein has translation MALLEVSSLDAGYGDLQILEGVDLAVDAGEYVTIVGPNGAGKSTVMKSIFGLTTYMGGSVDFDGQEISGYRPEDIITTGIGYVPQNDNVFPSLSVIENLEMGAYILDEVPEDRLERIFDRFPILEERKSQKAGTMSGGQQQMLAMGRALMLDPDLLMLDEPSAGLAPDLVDDMFDRIDEINDDGTAVLLVEQNAKEALRRCDRGYVLVQGQNRYVDSGDALLADEQVRQDFLGG, from the coding sequence ATGGCGCTGCTCGAGGTTTCGAGCCTCGACGCGGGGTACGGCGACCTGCAGATCCTGGAGGGCGTCGATCTCGCCGTCGATGCAGGCGAGTACGTCACCATCGTCGGCCCGAACGGGGCGGGGAAGTCGACGGTGATGAAGTCGATTTTCGGACTGACGACGTACATGGGCGGCTCGGTCGACTTCGACGGCCAGGAGATCAGCGGCTACCGGCCCGAAGACATCATCACGACCGGCATCGGCTACGTCCCACAGAACGACAACGTCTTCCCGTCGCTGTCGGTCATCGAGAACCTCGAGATGGGCGCGTACATCTTGGACGAGGTTCCGGAAGACCGTCTCGAGCGTATCTTCGATCGGTTCCCGATCCTCGAGGAGCGCAAGTCCCAGAAGGCGGGGACGATGAGCGGGGGACAACAGCAGATGCTCGCGATGGGGCGGGCGCTGATGCTCGACCCGGACCTGCTGATGCTCGACGAGCCAAGCGCCGGGCTCGCACCCGACCTCGTCGACGACATGTTCGACCGGATCGACGAGATCAACGACGACGGGACGGCGGTCCTGCTCGTCGAGCAGAACGCGAAGGAGGCGCTACGACGCTGTGACCGGGGCTACGTCCTCGTGCAGGGGCAGAACAGATACGTGGACAGCGGCGACGCGTTGCTCGCCGACGAGCAGGTTCGCCAGGATTTCCTCGGCGGGTGA
- a CDS encoding branched-chain amino acid ABC transporter permease → MSTVDVRRKVSDVTGQELVGALILLGIVVLFFDLVRQVVVGELSADRLRSYLWSGIVDSLYIGLAAIGLSMTYSILRFANFSHGDLITTGAFSGWTVAYVVGGAGVAEFSSRILLRADGRAPPGALGMDVLANPLAIVLGLITSAVVTIAVALAIDRLIYRRLRDEGGIPLLIASVGVALALRYLIALFYTTDSRGVVGSAPEWEPPLLPVEAIDLHEATLVLSAVALMLGVHLLLQYTKLGKSMRAMSDNKDLALITGIPTERVIFATWVIGAGLAGVAGYLIVLDRGTIMINLGWFLLLLIFAAVILGGIGSIYGALAGSLVIGITINLSLVWIPADMNEIAAFLLMILVLIFRPDGLFSGVETA, encoded by the coding sequence ATGAGTACAGTTGACGTGAGAAGGAAAGTATCAGACGTGACGGGGCAGGAACTCGTGGGGGCGCTCATCCTGCTCGGAATCGTCGTTCTCTTTTTCGATCTGGTTCGGCAAGTTGTCGTGGGGGAGCTCTCGGCCGATCGCTTGCGGTCGTACCTCTGGAGTGGCATCGTCGACTCGCTGTACATCGGCCTGGCGGCCATCGGCCTCTCGATGACCTACAGCATCCTTCGATTCGCGAACTTCTCGCACGGGGACCTGATCACGACGGGGGCCTTTTCCGGCTGGACCGTCGCCTACGTCGTCGGGGGGGCTGGCGTCGCGGAGTTCAGCAGTCGAATTCTGTTGCGTGCGGACGGTCGCGCTCCGCCCGGTGCGCTCGGGATGGACGTGCTCGCGAATCCGCTCGCGATCGTCCTCGGACTGATTACGTCCGCAGTCGTCACGATCGCCGTGGCGCTGGCCATCGACCGACTCATCTACCGGCGACTGCGCGACGAGGGTGGCATCCCGCTGCTCATCGCGAGCGTCGGCGTCGCACTTGCACTCAGGTATCTCATCGCCCTGTTCTACACGACGGACTCGCGTGGCGTCGTGGGGTCGGCACCCGAGTGGGAACCGCCGTTGCTCCCGGTCGAAGCGATCGACCTCCACGAAGCGACGCTCGTCCTCTCGGCAGTCGCGTTGATGCTCGGGGTCCACCTGCTGTTGCAGTACACGAAACTCGGGAAGTCGATGCGGGCGATGTCCGACAACAAGGACCTCGCGCTCATCACCGGCATTCCGACCGAACGCGTGATCTTCGCGACCTGGGTGATCGGCGCCGGCCTCGCAGGCGTCGCCGGTTACCTGATCGTCCTCGACCGCGGCACGATCATGATCAACCTCGGCTGGTTCCTCCTGCTTTTGATCTTCGCTGCCGTCATCCTCGGCGGGATCGGGTCGATCTACGGGGCACTCGCCGGCTCGCTCGTCATCGGCATCACGATCAACCTCTCGCTCGTCTGGATTCCGGCGGACATGAACGAGATCGCCGCGTTCCTGCTGATGATCCTCGTGTTGATCTTCCGGCCTGACGGACTGTTCAGCGGGGTGGAGACGGCATGA
- a CDS encoding HEAT repeat domain-containing protein: MAGEGARSTGRGAATAVEDVHLPSILARLDADDASVQFETVQTVRAAVEDDPAAYLPTVPKLRRLLERESLEFHEDVAYCLAELAAESSDDVAPSVEAIVEFAQGQTSEPGPETTHALRCLSHVAEGRPDAVVGHVDAIVEVLETDDPSVREHAVCTLAHVAASSAVAVRPARSHLQEHLADDHAPVRRNACLALGRGQIVEARDRLAAVAADDPDPDVRQQASWALAELPE; this comes from the coding sequence ATGGCGGGGGAAGGGGCCCGTTCGACCGGGCGAGGCGCTGCGACGGCCGTCGAGGACGTTCACTTGCCGTCGATACTCGCACGACTCGACGCCGACGACGCGAGCGTCCAGTTCGAGACCGTCCAGACCGTTCGTGCGGCCGTCGAAGACGATCCAGCGGCGTATCTGCCGACGGTTCCGAAGCTGCGACGGCTCCTCGAGCGTGAGTCGCTCGAGTTCCACGAGGACGTCGCCTACTGTCTCGCCGAGCTGGCTGCCGAATCATCCGACGACGTCGCGCCGTCGGTCGAGGCGATCGTCGAGTTCGCCCAGGGACAGACGTCGGAACCGGGGCCGGAGACGACACACGCGCTTCGCTGTCTCTCCCACGTCGCCGAAGGACGGCCCGACGCCGTCGTCGGCCACGTCGACGCGATCGTCGAGGTGCTCGAGACCGACGACCCGTCGGTCAGAGAACACGCAGTGTGCACGCTCGCTCACGTCGCGGCGAGTTCCGCAGTGGCCGTCCGTCCGGCCCGAAGCCACCTGCAAGAGCATCTCGCGGACGATCACGCCCCGGTTCGCCGCAACGCCTGTCTCGCACTCGGACGTGGCCAGATCGTCGAGGCACGCGATCGGCTGGCAGCGGTCGCAGCCGACGATCCCGACCCCGACGTTCGCCAGCAGGCCTCCTGGGCGCTCGCCGAACTGCCCGAGTGA
- a CDS encoding helix-turn-helix domain-containing protein has translation MKFLEVRFRQPDWMLHPMQEFIRHGDVVVYEELRAWNLLPDEEIEYELFYVEVTDRDRYRAAVDDVASILEYDITPIDDNSLYAYARQQTRKEDLLFREAFATLELVVVPPIVYDDEAAMTMTIVGDGENLQTLLDGVPDEIACDVLEIGEYDSRYGTVATALTDRQREAIAAATDVGYYDVPRTGSVADVADVLGCAPSTASNHLQKAEATVIRRLANGRQDLR, from the coding sequence GTGAAGTTCCTCGAGGTCCGGTTTCGCCAGCCCGACTGGATGCTCCACCCGATGCAGGAGTTCATTCGCCACGGAGACGTCGTCGTCTACGAGGAGTTGCGAGCCTGGAACCTCCTGCCCGACGAGGAGATCGAGTACGAACTGTTCTACGTCGAGGTGACGGATCGTGACCGGTACCGGGCCGCGGTCGACGACGTCGCGTCGATCCTCGAGTACGACATCACGCCGATCGACGACAACTCGCTGTACGCCTACGCCCGCCAGCAGACGCGCAAAGAGGATCTGCTGTTCAGGGAGGCGTTCGCGACGCTCGAACTCGTCGTCGTCCCGCCGATCGTCTACGACGACGAGGCCGCGATGACGATGACGATCGTCGGCGACGGCGAGAACTTGCAGACGCTCCTCGACGGCGTTCCCGACGAGATCGCGTGTGACGTCCTCGAGATCGGCGAGTACGACAGCCGGTACGGGACGGTCGCGACGGCGCTGACAGACCGACAGCGTGAGGCGATCGCCGCCGCGACCGACGTGGGCTACTACGACGTCCCCCGGACCGGCTCGGTCGCGGACGTCGCCGACGTGCTCGGCTGTGCGCCGTCGACGGCCTCGAACCACCTCCAGAAGGCCGAAGCGACAGTCATTCGTCGACTCGCAAACGGGCGGCAAGATTTGCGGTGA
- a CDS encoding branched-chain amino acid ABC transporter permease: protein MTAIDDVSEMFSRQPQWVSDVLLIGAIVLATYALFAVVGLAFGVGVNSIVGTFQQITFFAAVYALTALALNLHWGYTGLFNIGVAGFMAVGAYTMAMLTAAPDGSPPGLGLPLIVGVVGGMLAAAAVGFVAALPALRVRADYFAIVTLGLSEIIRRALLSRSLRSFELGGYSVGPITVPTVELGTGGGSGIRAPPIDVVANYLLFGGGERGGDPTIFGDVLFGLGGALGVTRSIMIQGTYTLVLIVFVVVFYVLLTRIAYSPFGRVLKAIREDELAARSLGKNTNRTKIKVFMLGCALMGLVGILWQGSRTLVSPNNFMPIITFYIFVALIVGGSGSNTGSIVGGFVFAAFLWEGPRYLRSIARANFDVRAPPTIYDAFVSLGSLDPVPLVGYLIDSLDEIRFIFIGVVLIVLMIWRPDGLLGHRKEIAAATDLSRRPAATDGGETDE from the coding sequence ATGACGGCGATAGACGACGTCTCGGAGATGTTCTCGAGACAGCCCCAGTGGGTAAGCGACGTCTTGCTCATCGGTGCGATCGTCCTGGCGACGTACGCCCTCTTCGCCGTCGTCGGACTGGCGTTCGGCGTCGGCGTCAACTCGATCGTCGGCACCTTCCAGCAGATCACGTTCTTCGCGGCCGTCTACGCGCTCACCGCGCTCGCGCTCAACCTCCACTGGGGGTACACCGGCCTGTTCAACATCGGCGTCGCCGGGTTCATGGCCGTCGGCGCGTACACGATGGCGATGCTGACCGCCGCACCGGACGGCTCGCCGCCCGGACTGGGGTTGCCGCTGATCGTCGGCGTCGTCGGGGGCATGCTCGCTGCCGCAGCCGTCGGATTCGTCGCCGCCTTGCCAGCGCTTCGCGTGCGCGCGGACTACTTCGCGATCGTCACGCTCGGCCTCTCCGAGATCATCCGCCGGGCCCTCCTCTCGAGATCGCTCCGATCGTTCGAACTGGGCGGGTACAGCGTCGGTCCGATCACCGTGCCGACGGTCGAACTCGGGACCGGTGGCGGCAGCGGTATCCGGGCCCCGCCGATCGACGTCGTCGCCAACTACCTGTTGTTCGGCGGTGGCGAGCGCGGCGGCGACCCGACGATCTTCGGCGACGTGCTGTTCGGACTGGGAGGTGCACTGGGAGTCACGAGATCGATCATGATACAGGGCACGTACACGCTGGTGTTGATCGTCTTCGTCGTCGTCTTCTACGTGCTGTTGACCCGAATCGCCTACTCCCCGTTCGGCCGGGTGCTAAAGGCGATCCGTGAGGACGAACTCGCGGCCCGATCGCTTGGAAAGAACACGAACCGCACGAAGATCAAGGTCTTCATGCTCGGCTGTGCGCTGATGGGACTCGTAGGCATCCTCTGGCAGGGCAGTCGCACGCTCGTCAGTCCGAACAACTTCATGCCGATCATCACGTTCTACATCTTCGTCGCGCTCATCGTCGGCGGGTCAGGGTCGAACACCGGGAGCATCGTCGGCGGCTTCGTCTTCGCCGCGTTCCTCTGGGAAGGTCCCCGGTACCTCCGGTCGATCGCCCGGGCGAACTTCGACGTCCGCGCGCCGCCGACGATCTACGACGCCTTCGTCTCACTGGGATCGCTCGATCCGGTACCGCTCGTCGGCTACCTGATCGACAGTCTCGACGAGATCCGGTTTATCTTCATCGGCGTCGTCCTGATCGTGCTGATGATCTGGCGACCCGACGGCCTGCTCGGCCACCGGAAAGAGATCGCGGCGGCGACCGACCTCTCGCGTCGTCCTGCTGCGACGGACGGAGGTGAGACCGATGAGTGA
- a CDS encoding secondary thiamine-phosphate synthase enzyme YjbQ encodes MTFTVDTDARLTTVDVTDRVANAVPEAVDRGVCTAFVEHTTAALVVQENEPRLRGDVETFLSDLVPNEGHAHDELDGNADSHLRATLLGPSVTVPVEDGSLAVGTWQSILLVECDGPRTRRVSVTTTAASGD; translated from the coding sequence ATGACGTTTACCGTCGACACCGACGCCAGACTGACGACTGTCGACGTGACCGACCGCGTCGCGAACGCTGTCCCCGAGGCCGTCGACCGGGGCGTCTGCACTGCGTTCGTCGAGCATACCACGGCCGCACTGGTCGTTCAGGAAAACGAGCCGCGACTGCGCGGCGACGTCGAGACGTTCCTGTCGGATCTCGTCCCGAACGAGGGACACGCTCACGACGAACTCGACGGGAACGCCGACTCACACCTGCGGGCGACGCTGCTCGGCCCCTCGGTGACGGTGCCGGTCGAGGACGGCAGCCTCGCGGTCGGAACGTGGCAGTCGATCCTGCTGGTCGAGTGTGACGGTCCGCGGACGCGTCGCGTGTCGGTGACGACGACGGCCGCGAGCGGCGACTGA
- a CDS encoding acyl-CoA carboxylase subunit beta — MEERIDELEEMREEALKGGGEDRIERQHEKGKMTARERIDYFLDDGTFTEFDQLRTHQTSQFGMEEQKILGDGVVTGYGEVNGRTVFVFAHDFTVFGGSLGEVFAEKITKVMDMAMEVGAPIVGLNDSAGARIQEGVKSLAGFTEIFRRNQEASGVVPQISAIMGPCAGGAVYSPSITDFIFMVKDTSHMYITGPGVTKTVTGEEVTHEELGGAMTHADKTGVAQFACESEEQALDDIKRLLSYLPQNNVEDPPRVEPWDDPDRRDEALESIVPESPQKPYDMVNVIDSVVDEGSFFEVAENFAQNIVVGFGRLDGRSVGIVANQPRVNAGTLTVDASMKGSRFVRFCDSFNIPIVTFVDVPGYMPGTDQEHRGIIRHGAKLLYAYSEATVPLLTVITRKAYGGAYCVMASKNLGADVNYAWPTAEIAVMGPQGAVNILYREELAEADDPDALRDELIEEYREEFANPYTATDKGFLDDVILPTETRPRLIDDLEMLETKREDQPDKKHGNIPL; from the coding sequence ATGGAAGAGCGTATCGACGAACTCGAGGAAATGCGCGAAGAGGCCCTCAAAGGCGGTGGAGAGGACCGAATCGAGCGCCAGCACGAGAAGGGGAAGATGACCGCCCGCGAGCGGATCGACTATTTCCTCGACGACGGCACCTTCACCGAGTTCGACCAGCTCCGAACGCACCAGACGAGCCAGTTCGGGATGGAAGAACAGAAGATCCTCGGTGACGGCGTCGTCACCGGCTACGGCGAGGTCAACGGCCGGACGGTCTTCGTTTTCGCTCACGACTTTACCGTCTTCGGTGGCTCGCTCGGCGAGGTGTTCGCCGAGAAGATCACCAAGGTAATGGACATGGCGATGGAGGTCGGCGCTCCCATCGTCGGCCTGAACGACTCCGCGGGCGCACGCATCCAGGAGGGCGTCAAGAGCCTCGCCGGCTTCACGGAGATCTTCCGGCGCAACCAGGAGGCAAGCGGCGTCGTCCCCCAGATTTCGGCGATCATGGGTCCATGTGCCGGCGGGGCGGTCTACTCCCCGTCGATCACCGACTTCATCTTCATGGTGAAAGACACGAGCCACATGTACATCACCGGGCCCGGCGTCACCAAGACCGTCACCGGCGAGGAGGTCACCCACGAGGAACTCGGCGGGGCGATGACCCACGCTGACAAGACCGGCGTCGCCCAGTTCGCCTGCGAGAGCGAGGAACAGGCGCTCGACGACATCAAGCGCCTGCTGTCGTATCTCCCCCAGAACAACGTCGAGGACCCGCCGCGAGTCGAGCCCTGGGACGACCCCGACCGCCGGGACGAGGCGCTCGAGTCGATCGTCCCCGAGAGCCCACAGAAGCCATACGACATGGTCAACGTCATCGACAGCGTCGTCGACGAGGGGTCGTTCTTCGAGGTCGCAGAGAACTTCGCCCAGAACATCGTCGTCGGCTTCGGTCGACTCGACGGCCGTTCGGTCGGGATCGTCGCGAACCAGCCACGGGTCAACGCGGGGACGCTCACCGTCGACGCCTCGATGAAGGGGTCGCGGTTCGTCCGCTTCTGTGACTCCTTTAACATCCCGATCGTCACCTTCGTCGACGTCCCCGGTTACATGCCCGGCACCGACCAGGAACACCGCGGCATCATCCGCCACGGCGCGAAACTGCTCTATGCCTACTCCGAGGCGACCGTCCCGCTTTTGACCGTCATCACGCGCAAGGCCTACGGCGGTGCCTACTGCGTCATGGCCTCGAAGAACCTCGGCGCGGACGTCAACTACGCCTGGCCGACCGCCGAGATCGCCGTCATGGGTCCGCAAGGTGCCGTCAACATCCTCTACCGCGAGGAACTCGCCGAGGCCGACGATCCCGACGCCCTGCGCGACGAACTCATCGAGGAGTACCGCGAGGAGTTCGCCAACCCCTATACCGCGACCGACAAGGGTTTCCTCGACGACGTCATCCTCCCCACCGAGACCCGGCCGCGGCTAATCGACGACCTGGAGATGCTCGAGACGAAGCGCGAAGACCAGCCCGACAAGAAACACGGCAACATCCCACTGTAA
- a CDS encoding ABC transporter ATP-binding protein codes for MSDVETEAPADEQTTTDTGRRSTDAPILEIRDLEKRFGGIVAVDGASFGVEQGSITGLIGPNGAGKSTTFNCITGVHTPNAGSVVFDGEEITGLEPYQVANRGLVRTFQIAREFPEMTVLENMMLAPKGQLGESLWRSVAPVARGEVVEQEEQMRERAWEMLEFFEIDHLAEEYAGNLSGGQRKLLEMARALLTDPEMLLLDEPMAGVNPSLEKKLLGHIHELQEEGYTFLLVEHDMDVIMNHCEHIIVMHQGAVLAEGTADDITSNEEVIEAYLGGDV; via the coding sequence ATGAGTGACGTCGAAACCGAAGCGCCAGCAGACGAGCAGACGACGACCGATACCGGACGCCGATCGACCGACGCGCCGATCCTCGAGATCCGCGACCTCGAGAAGCGCTTCGGCGGCATCGTCGCCGTCGACGGCGCGAGTTTCGGCGTCGAACAGGGGTCGATCACCGGCCTGATCGGTCCCAACGGTGCGGGCAAGTCGACGACGTTCAACTGCATCACGGGCGTCCACACGCCGAACGCGGGCTCGGTCGTCTTCGACGGCGAGGAGATCACGGGACTCGAGCCCTACCAGGTCGCCAACCGCGGCCTCGTCCGGACGTTCCAGATCGCCCGCGAGTTCCCCGAGATGACTGTCCTCGAGAACATGATGCTCGCGCCGAAAGGCCAGCTCGGGGAGTCGCTGTGGCGGTCGGTCGCGCCGGTCGCCAGAGGGGAGGTCGTCGAGCAGGAAGAGCAGATGCGAGAACGCGCCTGGGAGATGCTCGAGTTTTTCGAGATCGACCACCTGGCCGAGGAGTACGCCGGGAACCTCTCGGGCGGGCAGCGAAAGCTGCTCGAGATGGCGCGGGCGCTGTTGACCGATCCGGAGATGCTGTTGCTCGACGAGCCGATGGCGGGCGTCAACCCCTCCCTCGAGAAGAAGCTCCTGGGGCACATCCACGAACTCCAGGAGGAGGGCTACACGTTCCTGCTCGTCGAGCACGACATGGACGTCATTATGAACCACTGTGAACACATCATCGTCATGCACCAGGGTGCTGTTTTGGCGGAGGGTACCGCCGACGACATCACGTCGAACGAGGAGGTCATCGAGGCGTACCTCGGGGGTGACGTCTGA
- a CDS encoding SDR family oxidoreductase: MESTTTFDFDGTVAVITGASGALGSAAVERFREAGATVCAVDVVEPSDDDSMLEVGDGTQFYGGDLTDEDAVETVIDRVVDDHGRIDHLLNIAGTWRGGDPIEETDTSEFDFLVDVNLKTAFLASKHALPHLRAQDGSIVSVSSRSSLEGGEGDGPYRITKAGIRLLTETLAEENRGTVRANCVMPSVIDTPMNREMMPDADHDSWVDPADIADVLAFLCSDGASVTSGAAVPVYGEA, from the coding sequence ATGGAATCGACAACCACATTCGACTTCGACGGAACCGTCGCGGTGATCACGGGCGCAAGCGGCGCACTCGGAAGCGCCGCTGTCGAGCGGTTTCGCGAGGCTGGTGCGACGGTCTGTGCCGTCGACGTGGTCGAACCGAGCGACGACGACTCCATGCTCGAGGTCGGCGATGGGACGCAGTTTTACGGGGGCGACCTGACCGACGAGGATGCAGTCGAGACGGTGATCGATCGGGTCGTCGACGACCACGGGCGGATCGATCACCTGCTGAACATCGCGGGGACCTGGCGTGGCGGCGACCCGATCGAGGAGACCGACACGTCGGAGTTCGACTTCCTCGTCGACGTCAACCTGAAGACGGCGTTTCTGGCCTCGAAACACGCACTTCCCCACCTGCGAGCCCAGGACGGGTCGATCGTCAGCGTGAGTTCGCGGTCGTCGCTCGAGGGTGGGGAAGGCGACGGTCCCTACCGGATCACGAAGGCGGGGATTCGGCTACTGACCGAGACACTCGCCGAGGAGAATCGAGGTACGGTCCGAGCGAACTGCGTGATGCCGAGCGTGATCGACACGCCGATGAACAGGGAGATGATGCCCGACGCGGATCACGACTCGTGGGTCGATCCGGCCGACATCGCCGACGTCCTGGCGTTTCTTTGCAGCGACGGTGCGTCGGTCACGAGCGGGGCGGCGGTTCCGGTGTACGGCGAGGCGTGA